From the genome of Glycine soja cultivar W05 chromosome 14, ASM419377v2, whole genome shotgun sequence:
agaactaataaaaaatgatagatcCCTAAATTAGAGTGGAAAGTGCTGCAACCAGAGACAATTTTGGATCAGAAGCATTTTGGATTCTAATACCCTAAAGAAATGAATCCAGTAATAAAAATTCCTGATTTGTGCAACCATtctatatcatttttaatgGTCATGATGAGAATAAGTTTTACAACAAAAGCAAAGAAAAGAACTTGACATGTTTCTCGATTAGAGGTTAATTATGGAACTAACTTGTGTGTAATAATGTATCAACTCATGTAATCATTTAATACTAACAGGAAGGAGTTGAAAGGATTGGACTAACATAGGGAAGATTCAACCATCTTCCtgattgtttttccttttaattttgattttgagaaATAGACTATAAGACATACCTCAGTCCTTTGTTTCCTCTCGTGATTAACAAAGGCCAGGGTTGAATCAAAATCTTGCTGAAGAAACCTCCTGCACAAGTCAAAAAGACTTGGATAACTGCTAAAGGAATTAACAAGTTCACATGGCtttcaattaaaaactggtCCCATAAACTTTAAAGAAATGCAGCAACAAACTAGTGGTCTGGAAAAGGCAAATTATGGTTAAAACTTTAAACTGATTACCATAGAGTGAGTACAAGCACGCATGCAGAGGATACAGTTATACAAACCACCCTTTATTATGGATacaaggaaaagagaaaattgGAAATATTACAAcatttcatttcctttttttaggaaaatttcTCTAACTCCAATATTTTGTACATCAACTTTAGTGGGTACTTAGCCATTTGAAGTTGGAATATGTCAGTAGACCCTTTGCTATTTAAATTGGATTTGGTGTCAAATTCATGTGGAACTGGCaccaatttgaatttttaagtaCATCAAAAGCTGTAATAGTTAATACTTAAATTTTCACATGTAGATTCCTTCTCTTTCTTATTATTGAAAATATCATAGATCTGCATACTCACTGTTGAGGATGATTTTGGGCATGTTGGTATCGATCGCCTACATCAGTAAGCGAACCATAATGATGCTGTCGTTGCTGATTAAGTTGATGATGGAGTTCTGCAACCTTCTGCTTCAACCTGGCCACATCAGCTTCAGCAAGTGCAATCTCCTCCAGCTCAGCCTTTGTCTGTACAATAGCAGATTTTTTACAGAATGTGTACTGAGAAAGCCATCAACAAAAGGGAAAACGACTattaaaatttacaagaatATCAAATCACCTTGGAATCCATGCCACGTGAACTGGAAAGCTGTCCTGAAGACATGCTCAAGCCTACTTCCAATGCAGCTCTAAGATCCCTCTCAGCTTGCAACTGTTCTTGCAATCTTGAAACCTGTAGATTAAAAAATCAGTTGCATCTTATTAAGGGATCAAAATTATGATGaggggatttatatccatttgaatttaaaaaagaaaatacagaaaatatGAGGGATAAAAGACTTTCACATATTTACTTTCAAAAGAAACAATAACCATCGAACAGGACACATACTATTGAGCGAAAAGAAAGATATGGCATAATTTTTGGCCCTAATGATTATAAAATCCTGAGCTTCAGTCAGCAGAAGTATACCTTCAAAAGAGCTTTAAAATGCCATTCagaatacaaaagaaaaaacatttttccaATATGGAAAACCCTTCCAGCAAGTAAcactttaaattataattttttataaacctCCATTAGTGTAGAAtgcattttatccatatcataaATCAATGTAAAGCGGTTCCACTATTAACAACCCACATCTTGCATAAGTTGTAATACACAAGGAAAATTCATTAGAAACCATTTTTGGTTTCTGCATGAATATtttacacaatttaaattaaagggttcaatcaatttaaagaaaaaaacagcAAAAATGATGTCCGGAATGTCAAACCCAAGAATGTCTAGAAAATGAAATCACATGCCACATTAAAAACAAGCAGCAAAAGCACAGGGCAAACCcgcaaattaaatttaaacagtCACAATTCATATTGGAGGGAGATATAACAATATGTACATCTTGTTCAAGTGCCAAGCGCCGCTCATGCAAAGCTTGCTTCCTTCTCTCTAAGCTTGCTTGCAAAATTGCATTGCCTCTAgcctaaaatgaaaataagaccaattccattaaaaaaaaattattcgttATATGATTCAGCATAAAAATAAGTAGGCATAAAAAAATCCACCTCCTTTGCAATTCTGAGTTGCAAATCACTTTTTGCAATCTCCAGTCTCTGAATAGCAAGCCTACAGGCATCAAAAGTATTAGTTATTTGTTTTCAAGGTATaaaattgaaagaagaaaaaaaggtgaaaaaaggCTGTCAGGTATAAAGCAAATCACGTAATGCAAGGAGATAACAAAACATAGCTGTTACAGTTGATGAAAAAAGCCAAGCTAGAGAACCTAACACGACCTATCCAAAAAATCTATAAGAAGACATTGAAGAATAACTAGGAATTCTATCAAGAATCACATTCCAAGAGCACattatacaaagaaaaaaagtacaaaGCTAAGTATCTCACTCCTCTTCTCCAGAAGAATCAACTGATTCCACTGACGGTGTCTTCCTTGGCTGCTTAAATCAGAACAAATTATCAGATGCCATGTATTTACCTTGAAAATTCAAAACTACAAAAACTGGGAAGAAAATATCAGTTTTGCCTCACATAGCATAATTTAAGTATATCCACTGCTAGCATATTCAGTGTCACATAAATGTATCATTGTCCTATAAATGGTTGTTAATGTAATTGTGATTCCTGTAACTCACATTGCTCCTTCCCCAGAATGTCGACCGCTTAGAACTGAAACTAGCACTACTAGCTTTACTTGTTTGCTTTCCAGAACCTGATTCAATCACTGGCATGGGTAAATGGTTGCCGGGGTCCATAGAAGATAAAATCTCACCCATGGATCGATAAGATTCAGTTGAAGGCAACAAATTTGAAGCATCATTCTCATCAACTGGGTTTTCACTGCCCTTTCTTTGCTTGTTTTGATCCTCAGAGAGTGGGGTATCTGGAACAGCATTAAGATTAGCATTTTCAGTCTTAGCATGGTTACTACTGGAGGATCCAACATCGGAATCATCACCTCCAAATGCCTGCAGGATCATAAAGAAAAGTTTTAGAGGATagagggaaaagaaaataacattgCTACTCACCACAAGAGCTTAATCAATATAAATCTCTATAACAGAGGAAATAACACTGCAGGATATAACCTTGTAATCATAAAGATCACTGCCAGCATAACCACTACTCTCACTCAATTTTCCACTCTGAATACGATCAGCATCATCATCTGTCTCCTGATCAACTTCATTCTCTGCATCATGGTAACCATTTTCTTTCACATCTATATTATCATCATCAGTTGAATCTTCACTCCCACTGTTTTCAACCTGAGAATCTGCTGACATGGAACATCTCTGTATATTTTCTTCCTGAAACAGCAGATATAAACTTAAGTTGCAGAATTGAATCAAGGAAtgaaaaacatacatttttggAAGTGAAAAATTTAGCAAACACTGCCAACTGACCACGGGTAAATCATTACTCACATGAATAGACATTCAATTTTAGTTGCATCATAGGAAGTAGGAACAACGTATGCTACAAGAGGTCAAACCTTTTTAGCTCATTATACAATCTACGGATTGAAATTTATAGCAACAGTTAACTTGATGAACAAGTCCCACAGCATAACTTCATAGTAAGTTTGCATCTTTGGTACAAGCAAAAGAATCCCatataaggacaaaaaaaagGGTGAGCCCAAGAGTAATCAGGATACCTCAGgctaaacaaaacataaatgaagGTTATGCAGCAACTTGAAGTTACTTTTCCTAATTGTAAGCATACACAAACCAGAAAGCAATTAATCAAAAGAATACAAATTGATTGAGAGTTTCTTACATCAAATATATTCTCATACTCCTCTAACAAAGTTGTAATAATTGCTTGAGCATTATTAGCAGCATTAGCAGCAGCAAGAAGCTGGGCCGAACTATCACCACTGGCATCAAATTCATCCTCCAGTTCACATTCTCCAGCTAGCAGAGGCCGTAAGAGCAAGGGTGCCATGCAAGCAGCAATAGCAGATGGAGTCATCCTATTCTCCTGAGAATGAGAACCAATTGTATGCATCATCTTCAGAATTCTGCAAAGGTAGAGATAACAATTAAATTATGGGGAAAAAATTAAGGGTATTTGTTTTTGTCATTTTGAGATTATACAAGTGCATTTCTCAGATTAAGTAGGCTACAAATTTAAGGTATTATTACTACATATCAACATAATAATAACTGCAACAGGTTATTCCTCATAACCAGATATTATCAACAACAATAAAGCACCTCTGTAACAAACGTCGATTTGGCTCTGGAAAAGTCTCCAATATAGCACAGCGCATTGCATTAATCCTAGCTTCCTTGCGATCAAtttcttgtaaaataaaaacagtAACAATTAACTCAAGCATATATACACATTCAAATTAAAGAACACCATAAAAGCAACAAAACTTAACAACTGAACAGTTTGTGATGGGAAGTACATAAGCATTAGACATATCAACATAAGCAATTTTGCACATCCAAGATAAGAAGCAAATAAAGTCCAAAGTGAGGGAAAAAAAATAGGTGAGATTTAAATAGGACAGTCAATGATAGTAGCTGACatcaaacacaaatttaaagTAGCTTTTAAGCCACATAAAAAAGGTGGGCCAAACATAGCTGAACCTGTCCACACATTTCAATATTTCACAGAAAATTTTCAACACTAAcagctttttaaaaaaagaaaaaggataagTTGTTATATTTTCCAAAGGTTAAACatattccataaaaaaatagaacgaaaaaaagaagcaaaataaaCAGAGCAATTAGCAGCATTTCTAAAGAACAAAACTAAACCACCTATTCGGAACATATAGTcataaagaaattaaacataGAGCTCAACTTACTATAAGCCTCCAACAAAGCAGTGCAGCATGAAGCAGGAACTGGAGAAGAGGGCAGCTCCCTTAGAACATGCTGTAAATATACCCAGTGGATTGTCATCAAATAAAATGCATAATCCAACAGAACATTTTAAAAATCCAGGATCCGTATTAATTACATTGATTTAGCCAAAATAATAGCTGCTCCAAATTAGGTTCTATTAATCTTTTAAGCTGATGGAAGAATGCATGATTGATAACAGGTCATGGTCTCAACGTCTTAATTGTAAGCACAGAAATACTATTTAAAAAGCCTGGTGctcttatattaaaattttttacaaaGTACACCAGATTTCATTTAGATTGTACCGGCTTTTAGACTAGAAGCTAATAGACAATACTGATGACTACTTGAATAAAAGGGGGTTTGCTACTGCTGGTAATGatatgtaaaacaaaaaattgctgCTGCAATGTTTCTTTCAGAAGCACACAACAGCATTATAAATGGTCCTCCAGCAATTCTTGTTAGTGTGTTCTTTAATAGCTATTATGACTATGACATCTAATATGCAAGTAGGGTCGATGGTTTTAAGACTGGTTGCATGAACATGATGGTTTGGCACAAGAAATCTTCCCAAAATTTAACTCATTTTTATGCCTTTCTTCCCAGTTCAGCATTCAGTCTTTCAGAATTTTTACTTAGTAGACAATAGACATGCAGAGCAATTGAGCTCTTTTACACTAATAATTAATGTGATTGTCAGTTTTtgatttaatgtttttgttCTGCGTTCAATTGCTTCTATGTTTAAGGAGGATTTCTTATCCTATTTCTTGTGTGGTCCTTCTTTCTATTAGTTAAAGTAAACGGAAAAAGTTTCTGGAAAGCTTAAACTTTACTTTATGTAAAATTGAGATCAATAATTCTCTgttcccactgttgaatgatgtGTAGGTTAGATACTACCACATTTCCTACTTCTTAGTGTTTGTAGGCATGTCAAATATTAGATAGAGGATTTTCTTGTCCATGATTAGTGTTCAACATATAGTTTgcttctttgtttttcaaatatttatgttCATTAAATAACCAATGATGGAAAACTAGAATAAATACCTTAACACAGTCACCAACAACATGGGCATCCTCCTCAGGACCAAATTCAGTCTTGCCTGGAAATATCAATTAAGAACAAGGCATTCATAAGTTTCatgtatcaaaaaataaatccatataTTAAACTGAGTGTCTATGTCTGGATATTATCTTTACTGGTCTTTCACCAGCAGAAGGGTTgaactacaaaaatattcatAACATCGGTTCCATATAGAGGGTGGCTGATTCTAAAAGTAGCCAGCATAATTTATAACATAAATTGGATGGCAAGAAAGAACAACTACTTCAGAACAATACAAAGTTCTTGAAAAGGTGCATAGATATGCTTGGTTAAAAATCTCTTCTACCCCTCTCTAAACACCTCTTTGTCATTTTGGATGATCAGGATTTATGAAAGTTAGATTTCCTTtcccatatatttttttctctccttgctGTTTCCCCAATGAACTTcattgctattttttttcttgaagccCAATTAACTTCATTAACGTTATCTGTACCAAGTACCAACAACCTACTCTCTTCAAATGCATGTAAAGTGCTAGGACGTTTAAGATAACTGTTTGTACCTTGTTCATATTCTTGAACTCTCCTATCTACTTCCTCCACATCTGCAGACTGTCGCAGTATTCCTTCAACTTTAGTTCCtgcaaattaaaaatagtaaaatcagCAGAAGCCCTTCACTGAAGAATAGGGTAGAAGTTGTGCATTCAACATTTTTCTTTGTCATTACGCAGTCAGGTGCTTTTGCGGAAAGCCACATCAACATCACATGGAAGGCACTCAAATTATTAAACAAAGGAATCATCGGCTTTGCTGATAGATGAACTAAAGTGTCCAATGTGCTTCAATAATTGCACACCAATGTTGTTATTTAACGATTAAGCAGCTTAATTTACAACATTTTAAATCACAGGCTATTCTCCAAAGGACCAAGGTTGAAGAGGTAATTTGCATTTTAACGCAAGTATGCAACACGACCAataaagaaaaaccaaaatatCCAATGCAACATGATCTCCAGTTGAACAAAATGTTGGAAAACTTAAGCACAGGGTTCACTTATCCAAACAGACCGACTAGCCAATAAATTTTGAACAAGCTGCCTATAGAGAAATAAAACTGAACAAGTAACTCCTAAAATTTGAAACATGAAAGGagaaaaagtgaaataaaatgcaGATGCATCACATATATAATAGAAGATCATAACTTACCATACTTCTCTAGAAACCGAAGagctttttcaaggaaagatgGGCCTCCATCAATATCTTCTAGTGCCAGCAGAATTGGTCTTCCAACAACCAGAGACTTAATTGGACGTTTGTCCCTCCCTGGAAGCACCACACAAAATATAGTGAAAATGAGGACAGATTCTTTTCTATTGAAAAAGAAGAATGACAAAAATCCGTACAAacctataaataaaatgttaagaaatttaaaatagaaaaacacaGAATCCTAGCAACACCAGAATTGACCTATAACTAATATAAGCTAGTAAACATAAAATGAATAAGATTTAACGAATAATGAGCACATACATTGATGGAAAGAGCCTTCAATAGAATCACTTGCGTCACTCCGAAAAATCCCATTGTGTCCCATAACAAGGGCAGCACTTGGTGCCTGTGCGAGGGCTTGTTCAAGAGCTGTCTTCCATTCAAGCAGGTCTTCTGATGTCTCAGCCTAATATTTGAGAAAACAATCAGAATTTATATGgcccaacaattaaaaaggcaTTTAGAAGTAGTACAATTGAATTTAAGTCTCAttcacttaaaaatataataaacacatCACCTTAAGGGTGAATGCTCGCCCATCACGTCCATCTGGAAATAATACTGTAAGAAGCTTTTTGTCTTCTCTAACTACAACactggaaaataaaattcacaacTTTTAGACAGATTGACATCAAAATTTACAACtacaaaaaatcaatttatccaACATACCTCCCTGAATTGTTTAAGTCAATACCCCCCAATGTCAGGTTTACTTCACCACCCCTCTGTGGAAGGGCACTCTACATGATCAATCAAAGTAAAgacaattataaataataacaacaaaagtaaCTCGATAGTTGATATATTGGAGTAAAATAAATCAGCACTAATAGCAAAGACTTTTATAGTATTATTCAATTCTCTATTAGTCTACAGTCACGTATTACTCTCCAATAAGAACTGTAAAGTAAATAAATGCCATTTTTCCAAAACATATCAGCACAAAGTATATCCATAAAATGTAAATTAGATCATATATCAAGAAAGCTTAATCAATCactatattaatttttgtcatcaaAATCATGATCTGTAACCATATCTGCTTAATTAAGAATTGAATCACACAAATAGCAGAACAAAAAAAGATATCAAATAAAGATCATAGCAAGAATGAGAAAGATTTGAGAAATACTAACAGGATCATTTTTGAAAAAGACCAATGATGTGCGTGTGAGTATAAACCACCGCTTCTTCCAAGACTTCCAGCCTATTCCTACAAAAGATCAAAATGGGATAACATTGATaaattcctataaaaaaaaaaacttcgtaccccattgtccagaggttcttcgctatgcgaaggtatgggggagggatgttgtacctATATCATTgattaatttgaatataataaaTACCATCCACAGAGAACAGAAGTGTTAGGTACTCCCCATTAGTAGATAGTTACAATAGGTTAGTAGTTACCTATCTATTAGTTATAGAGCTTAATGGTCATGCACTGCACTGATGGCAAAATAGTTTTACACTGCCATCCAATCACAAATCATCGTTGGTATGACTTTTTAGGTAGATATTGTAAAAGTTTACAAACTTACCATAAAGGTTGGATTGTGATTGGATGACAGTGTAAAACTGTCATCCTCTTACATTGTCAGTGCACAGTCTTTTTTCTCTCAGTTATATTAGTTAGTGAGTTAGTTATGTAACATAGTTTGGTTAAGgaatttttcctataaataagaAGGGTGTTTTGAGGGAGGGATATCTTGTCATTTTGTAAGAGGATTGGGGCCAATTGGGCAGTGGGAGGTGCAGACCCTCGAAGTTCTGGAAGTTTAAACAGTTTTCTTTCAGTGATTCTTTAGTCGTTACAAGAAGCtaccaaaataaacaaaaaaaaaataaacaatcagGGGAGACAAAGATTCAGACACCAACCTTTTGAAGATATGAAAAGTGGGCCACTTTTAAAAACCTGCCAAATAGTAACATCTGTTAGGAACCACAGGGTAGCTCCTGACTAAACCTAATTGAAATGAAACAAGTGTAACCAGAATGCATGATGGCCCCCGCCCCCTCCAAATCCAACTTGATCCTTTGGTAAATACTAATAGCATCATATTTAGGAATAGCAGATATCaagattataattatttaagaaCAGTATATATTCTTCAAATTTGTCAGCTACCCTATATTGTTTTCCTTTCCACATTTTGGCAATGTAGTTCAATAAATGGGTGTGTTAATAGGTTTTACTTAATGGGTTAAATTGCTCAATATACTTTCATCCTTCAAACTGTAAAATCCcttattaaatttaacaaaagagtaaataaataaagatgaaatcCGAGTTACTAATCTCAGCCTCCAACATGCCAGCAACTATCAATCACATTGCCCACATAAATCCCGTTCATCGCCACATAattataaatgcaaaaaaaaaatctttaactaAACTAACATGCACcgcaaatattaattttattgaaaagaaaattaatcttattgactaaatttcaattaaactaACCTAATATTTCGCTGCCtatggaataaaaaatattaattttaactgGACCAAGCTAAAATACACTCTGCACACATCTCCCTCATCAAACTCAACATTCAAC
Proteins encoded in this window:
- the LOC114384730 gene encoding rho GTPase-activating protein 7-like isoform X2: MSAPSAAFERPRPGASNTVFKSGPLFISSKGIGWKSWKKRWFILTRTSLVFFKNDPSALPQRGGEVNLTLGGIDLNNSGSVVVREDKKLLTVLFPDGRDGRAFTLKAETSEDLLEWKTALEQALAQAPSAALVMGHNGIFRSDASDSIEGSFHQWRDKRPIKSLVVGRPILLALEDIDGGPSFLEKALRFLEKYGTKVEGILRQSADVEEVDRRVQEYEQGKTEFGPEEDAHVVGDCVKHVLRELPSSPVPASCCTALLEAYKIDRKEARINAMRCAILETFPEPNRRLLQRILKMMHTIGSHSQENRMTPSAIAACMAPLLLRPLLAGECELEDEFDASGDSSAQLLAAANAANNAQAIITTLLEEYENIFDEENIQRCSMSADSQVENSGSEDSTDDDNIDVKENGYHDAENEVDQETDDDADRIQSGKLSESSGYAGSDLYDYKAFGGDDSDVGSSSSNHAKTENANLNAVPDTPLSEDQNKQRKGSENPVDENDASNLLPSTESYRSMGEILSSMDPGNHLPMPVIESGSGKQTSKASSASFSSKRSTFWGRSNPRKTPSVESVDSSGEEELAIQRLEIAKSDLQLRIAKEARGNAILQASLERRKQALHERRLALEQDVSRLQEQLQAERDLRAALEVGLSMSSGQLSSSRGMDSKTKAELEEIALAEADVARLKQKVAELHHQLNQQRQHHYGSLTDVGDRYQHAQNHPQQRFLQQDFDSTLAFVNHERKQRTEESLLGTDWRNIKGQVLASGNGTRQPSRKQFLESSPSDSKSTEASTSMSVDDLGALDSASVPSTSRAAEVGEYARHPSVASSTLVELTTRLDFFKERRSQLMEQLHNLDLNYGSTTSQDFVYKPSSPSWS
- the LOC114384730 gene encoding rho GTPase-activating protein 7-like isoform X1 → MSAPSAAFERPRPGASNTVFKSGPLFISSKGIGWKSWKKRWFILTRTSLVFFKNDPSALPQRGGEVNLTLGGIDLNNSGSVVVREDKKLLTVLFPDGRDGRAFTLKAETSEDLLEWKTALEQALAQAPSAALVMGHNGIFRSDASDSIEGSFHQWRDKRPIKSLVVGRPILLALEDIDGGPSFLEKALRFLEKYGTKVEGILRQSADVEEVDRRVQEYEQGKTEFGPEEDAHVVGDCVKHVLRELPSSPVPASCCTALLEAYKIDRKEARINAMRCAILETFPEPNRRLLQRILKMMHTIGSHSQENRMTPSAIAACMAPLLLRPLLAGECELEDEFDASGDSSAQLLAAANAANNAQAIITTLLEEYENIFDEENIQRCSMSADSQVENSGSEDSTDDDNIDVKENGYHDAENEVDQETDDDADRIQSGKLSESSGYAGSDLYDYKAFGGDDSDVGSSSSNHAKTENANLNAVPDTPLSEDQNKQRKGSENPVDENDASNLLPSTESYRSMGEILSSMDPGNHLPMPVIESGSGKQTSKASSASFSSKRSTFWGRSNQPRKTPSVESVDSSGEEELAIQRLEIAKSDLQLRIAKEARGNAILQASLERRKQALHERRLALEQDVSRLQEQLQAERDLRAALEVGLSMSSGQLSSSRGMDSKTKAELEEIALAEADVARLKQKVAELHHQLNQQRQHHYGSLTDVGDRYQHAQNHPQQRFLQQDFDSTLAFVNHERKQRTEESLLGTDWRNIKGQVLASGNGTRQPSRKQFLESSPSDSKSTEASTSMSVDDLGALDSASVPSTSRAAEVGEYARHPSVASSTLVELTTRLDFFKERRSQLMEQLHNLDLNYGSTTSQDFVYKPSSPSWS